A stretch of the Bordetella genomosp. 8 genome encodes the following:
- a CDS encoding Bug family tripartite tricarboxylate transporter substrate binding protein has translation MSQKLALFKRAAATLAAAAAFCVASAPAQAAYPDKPVRIVVGFSAGGTTDVIARIMAKELTEALGQSFVIENKPGAGSNIGTEYVARSAPDGYTLYFVAVTSAINQTLYSKLNFDLVKDFAPVALAAKVPNVLVVNPQVPVKSVKELVDYAKAHPGKLAFASSGSGTSIHMAGELFKLKAGVDVLHVPYKGSAPALTDLIGGQVQFMFDNMPSSWPHVQSGKLRALAVTTKERSPTAPDLPTMAESGFPGFDVSSWFGLIAPRGTPPEVIKTLNTAMLKSLEKPEVKDAFDKLGAVPAKTTPEQFGQFIQSEVQTWATVVKASGARVD, from the coding sequence ATGAGTCAAAAGCTTGCCCTGTTCAAACGGGCCGCCGCCACCTTGGCCGCGGCGGCCGCATTTTGCGTCGCCAGCGCGCCGGCCCAGGCCGCCTATCCGGACAAACCGGTGCGTATCGTCGTGGGCTTCAGCGCCGGCGGCACGACCGACGTGATCGCCCGCATCATGGCCAAGGAGCTCACCGAAGCCCTGGGCCAGTCCTTCGTCATCGAGAACAAGCCGGGCGCCGGCAGCAACATCGGTACGGAATACGTCGCGCGGTCCGCGCCCGATGGCTATACCCTGTATTTCGTGGCGGTCACCAGCGCCATCAACCAGACCCTGTATTCCAAGCTGAACTTCGACCTGGTCAAGGACTTCGCTCCGGTGGCGCTGGCCGCCAAGGTGCCCAATGTGCTGGTGGTCAATCCGCAGGTGCCGGTCAAGTCGGTCAAGGAACTGGTCGATTACGCCAAGGCCCATCCCGGCAAGCTGGCCTTCGCGTCCTCGGGCAGCGGCACGTCCATACACATGGCGGGCGAGCTGTTCAAGCTGAAGGCCGGCGTCGACGTGCTGCATGTGCCGTACAAGGGCAGCGCGCCGGCCTTGACCGACCTGATCGGCGGCCAGGTGCAGTTCATGTTCGACAACATGCCGTCTTCCTGGCCGCACGTGCAATCCGGCAAGCTGCGCGCCCTGGCGGTGACGACCAAGGAACGCTCGCCGACGGCGCCGGATCTGCCCACCATGGCGGAATCGGGTTTTCCGGGCTTTGACGTGTCCTCGTGGTTCGGCCTGATCGCGCCCAGGGGCACGCCGCCGGAGGTCATCAAGACCCTGAACACGGCCATGCTCAAGTCGCTGGAGAAGCCGGAAGTGAAGGACGCCTTCGACAAGCTGGGCGCCGTGCCGGCCAAGACCACGCCGGAGCAATTCGGCCAGTTCATCCAATCCGAAGTGCAGACCTGGGCGACGGTCGTCAAGGCATCGGGCGCGCGCGTGGATTGA
- a CDS encoding IclR family transcriptional regulator, producing the protein MEDFTPTAAGPRTLRRGLQVLAALRDHGTDGLCVTDLARYTGIQRPTIYRLMAALMEAGLAQQVAGSKRYRAQLAQEAGAPDSDPRLRQTLPALRRLAERTGDAVFLVVRDGDESISLHREIGGYPVQILATYAGKRQPLGVGSGGMALLAALPDEEARSIVERNATHLDEYGGMTPHEMLRLVENTRSRGYAVVGNHAVRGALGVGCALLDTQGMPVLAISVTAIIDRMPAQRQREIAGWIQAELARLQNQN; encoded by the coding sequence ATGGAAGACTTTACGCCCACCGCGGCCGGCCCGCGGACGCTACGCCGAGGCCTGCAGGTCCTGGCGGCCCTGCGCGACCACGGCACGGACGGCCTGTGCGTGACGGATCTGGCCCGCTATACCGGCATCCAGCGCCCCACCATCTATCGCCTGATGGCCGCGCTGATGGAAGCCGGACTGGCGCAGCAGGTGGCGGGCAGCAAGCGCTATCGGGCCCAGCTGGCGCAGGAGGCCGGCGCGCCGGATTCGGACCCGCGGCTGCGGCAGACCCTGCCCGCGCTGCGGCGCCTGGCCGAACGCACCGGCGACGCCGTCTTCCTGGTCGTGCGCGACGGCGACGAATCCATCAGCCTGCATCGCGAGATCGGCGGCTATCCGGTGCAGATCCTGGCCACCTACGCCGGGAAGCGACAGCCCCTGGGCGTGGGGTCCGGCGGCATGGCCCTGTTGGCGGCGCTGCCCGACGAAGAGGCGCGCAGCATCGTCGAACGCAATGCGACGCACCTGGACGAATACGGCGGCATGACGCCGCATGAAATGCTGCGCCTGGTGGAGAACACGCGCTCGCGCGGCTACGCCGTGGTCGGCAATCACGCCGTGCGCGGCGCGCTGGGCGTGGGATGCGCACTGCTCGATACGCAGGGCATGCCGGTGCTGGCGATCAGCGTGACGGCCATCATCGACCGCATGCCTGCGCAGCGGCAGCGCGAAATCGCCGGCTGGATACAGGCGGAGCTTGCGCGCCTGCAGAACCAGAACTGA
- a CDS encoding antibiotic biosynthesis monooxygenase, translating to MSAPAPALVTPAPVTMLVTRQIAPERYSDFLAWQRQGEILAAGFPGFLGSGVLQPPEGGDQYQIVLRFHDEASLSRWENSLPRRMWLERGSSLVRDSRVHRATGMDTWFGPQKSAPPRWKQAFCIWVVYCPSLLLFNIAFQDQLTSLSLFWRVLVTTSTMSPILSFVLIPFISRVLHRWLHPRPRRATA from the coding sequence CCCCCGCCCCCGCGCTCGTCACGCCGGCCCCCGTCACCATGTTGGTCACCCGTCAGATCGCGCCCGAACGCTACAGCGATTTCCTGGCTTGGCAGCGCCAGGGCGAGATCCTGGCGGCGGGCTTTCCCGGTTTCCTGGGGTCGGGGGTATTGCAACCACCGGAAGGCGGCGACCAATACCAGATCGTGCTGCGCTTCCACGATGAGGCCAGTCTGTCGCGCTGGGAGAACTCCCTGCCTCGCAGGATGTGGCTGGAGCGGGGCAGCAGCCTGGTGCGGGACAGCCGGGTCCACCGGGCCACCGGCATGGACACCTGGTTCGGCCCGCAGAAAAGCGCCCCGCCGCGCTGGAAGCAGGCTTTCTGTATCTGGGTGGTCTATTGCCCGTCGCTGCTGTTGTTCAACATCGCCTTCCAGGATCAACTGACCTCCCTGTCGCTGTTCTGGCGGGTGCTCGTGACGACGTCGACGATGAGTCCCATCCTGTCCTTCGTGCTGATTCCTTTCATCAGCCGGGTCCTGCACCGGTGGCTGCACCCACGGCCCAGGCGCGCCACGGCCTGA
- a CDS encoding inositol monophosphatase family protein yields MHPMLNIAIKAARRAGTIINRASLDLERLNVAKKGPRDYVTEVDQAAETAIVETLRTAYPDHAVMGEEYGLQGDEQAEYRWIIDPLDGTTNFIHGLPNYAVSIALMQRNVMTQAVIYDPSRNEMFTASRGGGAFLNDRRVRVSGRTRFHEALLGAHWPGSASPDQGGGKFKQMAQGSAGVRRMGATVLDLAYVACGRLDGFCGVALQPWDMAAGSLLVLEAGGLVADFTGEQGWLESGNVLAASPKVFTQMLGILQGE; encoded by the coding sequence ATGCACCCGATGCTCAACATCGCCATCAAGGCGGCCCGGCGTGCCGGCACCATTATCAACCGTGCCAGCCTCGACCTGGAAAGACTGAACGTGGCCAAAAAGGGGCCGCGGGATTATGTCACGGAAGTCGACCAGGCCGCGGAGACCGCCATCGTGGAAACCTTGCGCACGGCGTATCCCGACCACGCCGTCATGGGCGAGGAATACGGCTTGCAGGGCGATGAGCAGGCCGAATACCGCTGGATCATCGACCCGCTGGACGGTACGACCAACTTCATCCACGGGCTGCCCAACTATGCGGTATCGATCGCCCTGATGCAGCGTAACGTCATGACGCAGGCCGTGATCTACGACCCGTCGCGCAACGAGATGTTCACCGCCAGCCGCGGCGGCGGCGCCTTCCTGAACGATCGCCGGGTGCGGGTATCCGGCCGTACGCGTTTCCATGAAGCGCTGCTGGGCGCGCATTGGCCGGGATCGGCCAGCCCGGACCAGGGCGGCGGCAAGTTCAAGCAGATGGCGCAGGGCAGCGCCGGCGTGCGCCGCATGGGCGCGACCGTGCTGGACCTGGCCTACGTCGCCTGCGGGCGCCTGGATGGATTCTGCGGCGTGGCGCTGCAGCCCTGGGACATGGCGGCGGGCAGCCTGCTGGTGCTGGAAGCCGGCGGCCTGGTGGCCGATTTCACCGGCGAGCAGGGCTGGCTGGAATCCGGCAACGTGCTGGCGGCCAGTCCCAAGGTCTTCACGCAGATGCTGGGCATCCTGCAGGGCGAGTAG
- a CDS encoding mechanosensitive ion channel family protein: MQLNLDGFAAMVPTMVDLGLNLLWGVVILGLGWWIAGVLGRWVRRLAQRSDRIDRTIVPMFCTTVIWAVRIFTLIAVLAQLGVQTASIIAVLGAAGLAVGLALQGTLQNIAAGIMLLILRPIRAGEYIALSSGSDGTVEEVGLFLTRLVQGDGIHVTLPNSTIWNATITNYSRNATRRFDMAVGVRYGDDLDLAMATLRDLVSAHPLALQTPAPEVRVFEYRDNVVLVNVRVWAESARYWEFRWDLLHKTRLALDAAGLRPPVPVRELIQANSEEGAAPSRLA; encoded by the coding sequence ATGCAGCTCAATCTCGACGGCTTTGCCGCGATGGTCCCCACCATGGTCGATCTCGGCCTGAACCTGCTGTGGGGCGTGGTGATACTGGGGCTGGGTTGGTGGATCGCCGGCGTGCTGGGACGCTGGGTGCGCCGCCTGGCGCAACGTTCGGACCGCATCGACCGCACCATCGTGCCGATGTTCTGCACGACCGTGATCTGGGCCGTCCGTATCTTCACGTTGATCGCCGTGCTGGCACAGCTGGGCGTGCAGACCGCCAGCATCATCGCGGTGCTCGGCGCGGCCGGCCTGGCCGTGGGCCTGGCGTTGCAGGGAACGCTGCAGAACATCGCGGCCGGCATCATGCTGCTGATATTGCGGCCCATACGCGCGGGCGAATACATCGCCTTGAGCTCCGGCAGCGACGGTACAGTCGAGGAAGTCGGCCTGTTCCTGACACGCCTGGTGCAGGGCGACGGCATCCACGTGACGCTGCCCAACAGCACGATCTGGAACGCCACCATCACCAACTACAGTCGCAACGCCACCCGGCGCTTCGACATGGCCGTGGGCGTGCGTTACGGCGACGACCTGGACCTGGCGATGGCAACGCTGCGCGACCTGGTCAGCGCGCATCCGCTGGCGCTGCAAACGCCGGCGCCGGAAGTACGTGTGTTCGAATATCGCGACAACGTGGTGCTCGTCAATGTGCGGGTATGGGCCGAATCCGCGCGCTACTGGGAATTCCGCTGGGACCTGTTGCACAAGACCCGCCTGGCGCTGGATGCCGCCGGCCTGCGTCCGCCGGTGCCCGTGCGCGAACTGATCCAGGCGAATTCCGAAGAGGGGGCGGCGCCGTCCAGGCTGGCTTGA
- a CDS encoding RNA methyltransferase: MVEPSHPGNVGSAARAIKTMGFGDLALVAPRLPDMTAQPEAVALASGAGDVLAAASVHDTLEAALGPVTLAFALTARVRDLGPPPCDIREAAVLAREHLGAHETGGVAIVLGTERAGLTNAQIAACHRICHIPANPEYSSLNVAQALQLAAWELRYALISAHGGSLLPTTTAQAPDPGAAPATAEAVHALLAHWEEALVAVKFLDPKHPKKLMPRMRHLFSRSALTRDEVDMLRGVCTAMLKAARTAR, encoded by the coding sequence ATGGTCGAGCCCAGCCATCCGGGCAATGTGGGCTCGGCCGCGCGGGCCATCAAGACCATGGGATTCGGCGATCTGGCGCTTGTGGCGCCGCGCCTGCCGGACATGACGGCGCAGCCGGAAGCGGTGGCCTTGGCCAGTGGCGCGGGCGACGTGCTGGCGGCCGCCAGCGTGCACGACACCCTGGAAGCCGCGCTGGGCCCGGTGACGCTGGCCTTCGCCCTGACCGCGCGCGTGCGCGACCTGGGCCCCCCGCCCTGCGATATCCGCGAAGCGGCGGTCCTGGCGCGCGAGCATCTGGGCGCCCACGAAACGGGCGGCGTGGCCATCGTCCTGGGAACGGAACGGGCGGGGCTGACCAATGCCCAGATCGCCGCCTGCCACCGCATCTGCCATATTCCGGCGAATCCGGAATACAGCTCCCTGAACGTGGCGCAGGCGCTGCAGCTGGCGGCCTGGGAGCTGCGCTATGCCCTGATTTCGGCACACGGCGGCAGCCTGCTGCCCACGACGACGGCGCAGGCGCCGGATCCCGGCGCCGCGCCGGCCACGGCCGAAGCCGTGCATGCCTTGCTCGCGCATTGGGAAGAAGCATTGGTGGCGGTCAAGTTCCTGGATCCCAAGCATCCCAAGAAGCTGATGCCGCGCATGCGGCACCTGTTCAGCCGCAGCGCCCTGACCCGCGACGAAGTCGACATGCTCAGGGGCGTCTGCACCGCGATGCTGAAGGCCGCGCGGACAGCGCGATAG